In the genome of Nakaseomyces glabratus chromosome K, complete sequence, the window CTGATGCGCTGGTATGTTGCTGGGCACTCTGGGCACGATGGCTATCCTTTGCTATTTGCTATCCTGCGCACTTCGCAATAGTGTCAGGGACGGTCGCACTGACGGGCTTTTTAAACTTTCGAAAGCTTGAAAGCGAAACCAGGGAGTTAAAGAGAGCGTAGCAAGAAGGGGGTGGCCTAGTGGAATAGTTACAAAGGCAGAGTACTGCACGGTACTGCACAGgtttatatattagaaGTGGGTAATGGAGAAGATGGAAAAGACGTATGGACAGGAGCCAGGGCAAGAACCAGGGCAAGAGCCAGGGCAAGAGCAAGAGCAGGCGCTGGAGCAGTCGCGGGAGCAGGAGCAGGGGCGCGGCGCAGGTATGAAGGGGGAGGAGTTGGATGTTCAGTTTGACAACGGTGCGCATGAGGACGGGCTTGAGTTTGAAGAGGACGAGGATGTGTTTCGCAATGTTGGGCTAGGGCTGGAGGGCCACTACAAGGAGATCATGATTGAGTACTGGCAGCAGCTGATCAACGAGATAGAGTCTACGAACGAGCCCGGGTCTGAGTACCAGGACGACTTCAAGTCGCACTCGCTACCGTTTGCCAGAATACGGAGAGTCATGAAGACCGACGAGGAAGTGAAGATGATTAGCGCAGAGGCACCTATAATATTCGCGAAGGCGTGCGAAGTGTTTATCACTGAGCTCACGATGCGGGCGTGGTGCGTTGCCGAGAAGCACAAGCGGCGCACATTGCAAAAAGCCGATATAGCTGAGGCCCTGCAGATGAGCGATATGTTCGACTTCCTCATCGATATAGTACCTCGTTCCACCATAGGAGCGCAAAACAACTCTTCGTAATATGTAGTATGTAATCCTGAATAAGTACATACATGCAAGGACAAGAGAAGCAAGAGAAGCAAGAGAAGCACGAGAAGCACGAGCACAAGAGAAGCAAGGATGTCCTGTACGGGTTTACAAGTGAGTCCTAAGGACAAATCGCACATATACATTCGAATgagctcatctcatcgcaatcgacaagctcatcgcaaagctcatcgcatcgca includes:
- the HAP5 gene encoding Hap5p (CAGL0K09900g~Component of CCAAT-binding factor complex that functions as transcription factor; regulates expression of respiratory genes and genes involved in iron homeostasis), with product MEKMEKTYGQEPGQEPGQEPGQEQEQALEQSREQEQGRGAGMKGEELDVQFDNGAHEDGLEFEEDEDVFRNVGLGLEGHYKEIMIEYWQQLINEIESTNEPGSEYQDDFKSHSLPFARIRRVMKTDEEVKMISAEAPIIFAKACEVFITELTMRAWCVAEKHKRRTLQKADIAEALQMSDMFDFLIDIVPRSTIGAQNNSS